The Thunnus maccoyii chromosome 15, fThuMac1.1, whole genome shotgun sequence DNA segment TCCATCATTCGTAAGGGAGGGAGGCGTGCAGACAGAAACAACCAGGGCGCCTGTGGTTGTGTCGCCTCCTTGGCTGAGATTGACTCTCTGGACTCTCTTGAAACTCTTTCTTATTTATTGCAAGATCTAAACAATGCAGTTAGAGAACATCCTTCCCAGCGCTAGCATCAATTTACCCAAGACCTTTTACAATCTTTCCTCGTCGGACAGTGCCAACAACAGCCCGAGGCCATCATCGCAGCTTGACTATCAAGAAGTCGACCGGACGGAATCAGAGTCTAACAGCGCTCCTAAGAAATATCTGAGCGGGGTGGGAAACGGGATGCTGGGCGAGGGAGAGGGGGACGCCTTCACTAAAACCGGGCCCGATGGGAGGAAAGGCTCTCCGGTGCTCGGTGAGGACGAGTTGACGAGCGGTCGGCGTTACAACATAGATGAACTTGGCTCTGACAGATACTTCATCTCGTCCTCCCAGGCGAGTTCCGACATGGCAAGCCCCTGTTCCCTCTTTCCCTATGCAGGACAGACCGGGTCGGTGTACACCGGGTCCAGCAGCTCCAGGTATCCGGCTTCACTTCATTACGGATCCGTCCTGCCGCCAACAggcttctcctcctcttccgtGTGCACCGGACGGAGCCAGTTTAGCAGCGGAGGGTACCAGTTCAGCCAGGGTCCGGGCTGTTTGTACCCTTCCTATCCTGGGACGGGGACGGGTATTGGCTCCATGTCTCTGCCGGGTTCTGCCGCCGGAGCCAGAGCGCAGGTCTATCTCTGCAACCGGCCTCTGTGGCTGAAATTCCACCGGCACCAGACCGAGATGATCATCACCAAACAGGGCAGGTAAGCAGATGCGCTGCCGGTGGCTTTAACTTCCTAATTTAAACACTCATACACTCATCTCCAGAATATGAAATTTTCGTTCTTGTACTTTCAGTTTGTCGGTTTTTTGACAACTTAATCTTTCACAACTTTTTGCGCATGAGCAAAATTTTACGCACATGATCCAAGGTGCTATAAATTTCAAGTTTTCGTTTCTGGTAAATTGTAAACGTACAATTACGCAACAGGCTAAACATgacactggaaaaaaatatacattcattttcagatttgaTGTTAGTCAAGAATTCTGCCAAATGCATCATGTGAAGGCATCCAATGTCAAAGTGTTGTTTCCCCCTGCACAGCTGttaattatttctgttttgcctttttttcccccagacgGATGTTCCCATTCCTCAGTTTCAACATCACTGGACTCAACCTCACGGCCCATTACAATGTCTTTGTAGAAATTGTTTTGGCTGACCCCAATCACTGGCGCTTTCAAGGAGGAAAGTGGGTCACTTGTGGAAAAGCAGATAATAATATGCAAGGTGAGTTAAagaattaataattaattttttcccccccaactcttgaaaatttaaattttatgttttatgaatgtttcagtgtgaaaaaatgaaattaaatcaaataagaaattaataaaagttGTTTAGAGATAATGTAGCAAACCTGCATTTAGTGTGACAGTCATGAGGATATACGAGTAAAATATGGAGTAAAGATTAAGCCATAAATATCCTTTTTTAATTGTTGAAGAAAtatagtttttctttatttcatagcaaacttaaaatatttaatatgttgcgatttttaatgttttattgaaacaaTTTAGCCTCTTGTACTCGGTACAGTTTAATCTCAAGTGAGAAATCTCGGGTAACCAACTAGTATGTGAAAATTCTTATTAAatatggatttaaaaaaaaatggtattTTAAAGACTTATatccatttaaataaatgttattaattcattttatattttaacttaagaaaataatgataaaaaaaaaataccagttCTCTGCTTTTGTGGAAACAAAGTTTTAGAATTGTATTTCAGTAAATGAAAGATATTCCAAGCTCTTCTCTATCAATTAATGTTTTCATCAATCATctaacatgaaattaaaatcaTAGGAAAGAAGTTTTATTCTATTCTCACTTATTGTACCAGTATTTTCCCCTAAAAGTATTtagacaaataaaatgtttggtAAATCATACATTGTCAGTCATTTAATAATGTTAAGAAGCcagatgttatttatttttgtcgATATTCAGACAAAATAATTTGCACATGTTGTGTTATAATATTTGTCATAATTTGTCATATCACTAAACAGTGTTATTTCAATCTTACAGGTAACAAAATGTATGTTCATCCTGAATCCCCGAATACTGGTGCTCACTGGATGAGGCAAGAAATCTCTTTTGGCAAATTGAAGCTGACCAACAATAAAGGggccaacaacaacaacacacaggtGAAATATTAATTCCTGACAAATTCAATTTTTTCAAATTAACATTGTTTCTGGCCTTATTTAGTAGTAATctatgaaaataattatttggaTATTATAACTGACAAGTACAATTGCCATCTTTAATGATACTTATTAAACAATATCGATTTTAATTGACTAAAGAAGAGAAATAGATTTATGCCGCttatgtttcagtttttgataTGTGCCGCGTTTTACTTATTGCAAATCTGTCCCTTGCAGATGATTGTCTTGCAGTCTCTTCACAAATACCAGCCGCGGCTGCACATTGTTGAAGTGACAGAAGACGGAGTGGAGGACATGAGCAACGAGGCCAGAACTCAGACCTTCACCTTCCCAGAGAACCAGTTTATAGCCGTCACTGCTTACCAGAACACAGATGTAAgaatatgaattattattagttgttgttgttgttgttgttgttgttgttttttggttgttttttttttttatttaaaaaaactttttgccTATTTAGTTGCACTAAAATCAAATGATCTTGAagtacatatataaaaaaaatctttattattGCTCTTTATTCATGCAGTGCAGATATCTGCTTTGAGATGCACATTATTTATGCAggatttcttatttctttcagaTCACACAGCTGAAGATCGATCACAACCCATTTGCAAAAGGCTTCCGGGACAATTATGACTCGTACGTGTCTTACACTTAAAGCTGTGTGGTTTATCTGTTTTTCCGGTGGTACATTATTTGATACATGGCTTTTACCTTGAATTGTATTCGTGCAGctaattttgtgtatttgtgggTTCTTTCTTCATCTGTTGAACAGGATGTACACAGCCCCAGAGAGTGACAGGTTGACTCCATCCCCCACAGACTCTCCTCGCTCTACTCAGATTGTGCCCGGGGCCCGCTATGCCATGCAGCCTTTCTTTCAGGACCAGTTTGTCAACAACCTGCCTCAGAACCGCTTCTACACCGGCGAACGGGCCGTTCCCCAAACCAACAGCCTCCTCTCCCCACAGAGCGAGGATGCCAGCGCGGCTGCCTCTGCCCAGCGCTGGTTCGTCCCCCCA contains these protein-coding regions:
- the eomesa gene encoding eomesodermin homolog a isoform X1, with protein sequence MQLENILPSASINLPKTFYNLSSSDSANNSPRPSSQLDYQEVDRTESESNSAPKKYLSGVGNGMLGEGEGDAFTKTGPDGRKGSPVLGEDELTSGRRYNIDELGSDRYFISSSQASSDMASPCSLFPYAGQTGSVYTGSSSSRYPASLHYGSVLPPTGFSSSSVCTGRSQFSSGGYQFSQGPGCLYPSYPGTGTGIGSMSLPGSAAGARAQVYLCNRPLWLKFHRHQTEMIITKQGRRMFPFLSFNITGLNLTAHYNVFVEIVLADPNHWRFQGGKWVTCGKADNNMQGNKMYVHPESPNTGAHWMRQEISFGKLKLTNNKGANNNNTQMIVLQSLHKYQPRLHIVEVTEDGVEDMSNEARTQTFTFPENQFIAVTAYQNTDITQLKIDHNPFAKGFRDNYDSMYTAPESDRLTPSPTDSPRSTQIVPGARYAMQPFFQDQFVNNLPQNRFYTGERAVPQTNSLLSPQSEDASAAASAQRWFVPPVQQPGSNKLDLSYDNDYSTSSLLSYGIKPLSLQTSHALSYYPDSAFASMAAGWGTRSSYQRKMTTGLPWSPRPSPPAFPEDQLGATKDKLPEESAPPASAWIETSHSLKSVDSTDSGVYSMVCKRRRMSPGGSSTENSPTIKCEDLTTEDYNKDNPKGMGYYAFYTSP
- the eomesa gene encoding eomesodermin homolog a isoform X2; translation: MLGEGEGDAFTKTGPDGRKGSPVLGEDELTSGRRYNIDELGSDRYFISSSQASSDMASPCSLFPYAGQTGSVYTGSSSSRYPASLHYGSVLPPTGFSSSSVCTGRSQFSSGGYQFSQGPGCLYPSYPGTGTGIGSMSLPGSAAGARAQVYLCNRPLWLKFHRHQTEMIITKQGRRMFPFLSFNITGLNLTAHYNVFVEIVLADPNHWRFQGGKWVTCGKADNNMQGNKMYVHPESPNTGAHWMRQEISFGKLKLTNNKGANNNNTQMIVLQSLHKYQPRLHIVEVTEDGVEDMSNEARTQTFTFPENQFIAVTAYQNTDITQLKIDHNPFAKGFRDNYDSMYTAPESDRLTPSPTDSPRSTQIVPGARYAMQPFFQDQFVNNLPQNRFYTGERAVPQTNSLLSPQSEDASAAASAQRWFVPPVQQPGSNKLDLSYDNDYSTSSLLSYGIKPLSLQTSHALSYYPDSAFASMAAGWGTRSSYQRKMTTGLPWSPRPSPPAFPEDQLGATKDKLPEESAPPASAWIETSHSLKSVDSTDSGVYSMVCKRRRMSPGGSSTENSPTIKCEDLTTEDYNKDNPKGMGYYAFYTSP
- the eomesa gene encoding eomesodermin homolog a isoform X3; this encodes MLGEGEGDAFTKTGPDGRKGSPVLGEDELTSGRRYNIDELGSDRYFISSSQASSDMASPCSLFPYAGQTGSVYTGSSSSRYPASLHYGSVLPPTGFSSSSVCTGRSQFSSGGYQFSQGPGCLYPSYPGTGTGIGSMSLPGSAAGARAQVYLCNRPLWLKFHRHQTEMIITKQGRRMFPFLSFNITGLNLTAHYNVFVEIVLADPNHWRFQGGKWVTCGKADNNMQGNKMYVHPESPNTGAHWMRQEISFGKLKLTNNKGANNNNTQMIVLQSLHKYQPRLHIVEVTEDGVEDMSNEARTQTFTFPENQFIAVTAYQNTDITQLKIDHNPFAKGFRDNYDSMYTAPESDRLTPSPTDSPRSTQIVPGARYAMQPFFQDQFVNNLPQNRFYTGERAVPQTNSLLSPQSEDASAAASAQRWFVPPVQQPGSNKLDLSYDNDYSTSSLLSYGIKPLSLQTSHALSYYPDSAFASMAAGWGTRSSYQRKMTTGLPWSPRPSPPAFPEDQLGATKDKLPEESAPPASAWIETSHSLKSVDSTDSGVYSMVCKRRRMSPGGSSTENSPTIKCEDLTTEDYNKDNPKGAKA
- the eomesa gene encoding eomesodermin homolog a isoform X4; the protein is MASPCSLFPYAGQTGSVYTGSSSSRYPASLHYGSVLPPTGFSSSSVCTGRSQFSSGGYQFSQGPGCLYPSYPGTGTGIGSMSLPGSAAGARAQVYLCNRPLWLKFHRHQTEMIITKQGRRMFPFLSFNITGLNLTAHYNVFVEIVLADPNHWRFQGGKWVTCGKADNNMQGNKMYVHPESPNTGAHWMRQEISFGKLKLTNNKGANNNNTQMIVLQSLHKYQPRLHIVEVTEDGVEDMSNEARTQTFTFPENQFIAVTAYQNTDITQLKIDHNPFAKGFRDNYDSMYTAPESDRLTPSPTDSPRSTQIVPGARYAMQPFFQDQFVNNLPQNRFYTGERAVPQTNSLLSPQSEDASAAASAQRWFVPPVQQPGSNKLDLSYDNDYSTSSLLSYGIKPLSLQTSHALSYYPDSAFASMAAGWGTRSSYQRKMTTGLPWSPRPSPPAFPEDQLGATKDKLPEESAPPASAWIETSHSLKSVDSTDSGVYSMVCKRRRMSPGGSSTENSPTIKCEDLTTEDYNKDNPKGMGYYAFYTSP